Below is a window of Mycobacterium sp. 050128 DNA.
GATTAAGCGGGTGGAGATTTTGTCGGGGGTGCAGGAGCGGGTTCCGGTGTTGCCGGAGGTGGAGACTGCGGCGATGGCGGGGTTGGGGACGTTGCGGGAGATTGTTGATTATTTGCAGTCGTTGATGGTCCCGGTTGCTCCGGTGGCTGCGCCTGTTCCGGTGGCTGCGTCTGTGCCGGTGGCGGTGCCTGCTTCGGTGGTGTCGGGTGTGGATTTGGTGGGTGAGATGTTGGCGGTGGTGGCGGATAAGACGGGTTATCCCGTTGAGATGCTTGATTTGTCGATGGCGTTAGAGGCGGATTTGGGGATCGATTCGATTAAGCGGGTGGAGATTTTGTCGGGGGTGCAGGAGCGGGTTCCGGTGTTGCCGGAGGTGGAGACTGCGGCGATGGCGGGGTTGGGGACGTTGCAGGAGATTGTTGATTATTTGCAGTCGTTGATGGCCCCGGTTGCCCATAATGGCGCACCACCGATGCATGCCCCACCGCCGGTCCCCGCCATCCCCAACGGCGTTGTGGCGGGTGACCGCCTCCCTTTTGAGTTAGCCGGAGTAGCGATCGCGCGCCACGCGGTGCGCGCAATCGCTGCTCCGGCAAGCGGAATGGCGATGCCGGGCCTCTACAGCGCTGCCAACGTGGAGATTGTCGCCACTGCTCCGGGCGTCGGTGAGGCCTTGACCGCCATCCTTGGCACCCACGGGATCAGCGCCACCACGGTGACCGAGCCGAGTGCCAATGCCGAGGCCGTGATCCACCTCGGCGGGCTGCAGCAGACAACCAGCCGGGAAGAAATGCTGGCCCTCAACCGCGCGGTCTTCGCCGATGCACAACGCGTCGCCGCGCGATTTGAAGAGCACGGCGGCGTCTTTGTCACCGTTCAGGACACCGGCGGCACCTTCGGTCTGCTCACCGAGCCGGGCGTGCGTGCATGGGCCGGCGGCATCGGCGCCCTGGCCAAGACTGCCGCGCAGGAATGGCCAACAGCACAAGTCAAGGCCATCGATATCGCGGCCGGACGGCTGGCCCCGATCGCCATCGCCGAGCACATCGCCCACGAACTATTGGCGGGCGGGGCCGAGCTGGAAGTCGGTCTGGGCAGCACGCACGGACGAGTCACCGTCGTCGCCGACGCGGCGCCGGTGGCTGCCCACACCCGTCGCATCGACCACCGCGACGTGATTGTCGTGTCGGGCGGCGGCCGCGGTGTGACGGCCGCATCGGTGATCGCCCTGGCGGAACAGACACGGGCCGGCTTCGTGCTGATCGGGCGCACCGAACTCGGCGACGAACCAGCCGCCGCGCAGGGGTTGACAACCGACGCCGACCTCAAGCGAGCATTGCTGACTAGCGCTGCGGCACAAGGACTTAAGCTCACGCCCAAACAGCTCGAACAACAAGTGCAGCGCATCCTGGCGGACCGTGAAGTGCGCGCCACGCTTGCTGCCCTGACCGCCGCCGGCTCGCGGGTACGCTACGCCACGGCCGACGTTCGAGATGCGGCTCAACTCGGTGCGCTGCTCGACAGCGTGCGCGCCGACTTCGGGCCCGTCACCGGGTTGGTCCATGGGGCCGGTGTATTGGCCGATGCGCCATTGCACAAGAAGACCCTGGACGGATACGACCGTGTCTTCGAGACAAAGGTCGGCGGTCTGTGCGCCCTGCTCGATGCGACAGCCGGCGACGCGCTGAAGCTGGTCTGCCTGTTCTCGTCGGTGGCAGCGCGCAGCGGCAACGTCGGCCAAAGCGACTACGCCATGGCCAACGAGATCCTGAACAAGGTTGCCCTGGCCGAACAGGCCCGCCGTGGTCCCGACTGCCTTGTCCGCGCATTGGGCTGGGGCCCTTGGGATTCCGGGATGGTGACGCCCGGTCTCAAGGCGATGTTCGAGTCCCGGGGAATCTCTTTGATCCCGCTTGCCGACGGCGCAGACGCATTCGTCTCCGACCTGCTGGACGCACAGACGGCCAGTCCGGAGGTGATCCTCGGAGACGGCGTATTGGCAGGCGTGCCAACCCATCCGGTGCCCGCCGAGGGCCGGGTCGCACGTGTGGTGGCCCATGCGGCCCGCCAACCGTATCTGGTCGACCACCGCATCCAGGGCAACGTGGTCCTGCCCATCGTGCAAGCGCTGGAATGGTTTGTGCGGATGGCGCAGGCATGCCGGCCCGGCCAGCGCGTGGATCGTATTTTCGACCTCCGGGTGCTGCGCGCCGTGACGCTGCCCGACTTCGACCAACGCGGGGACGCACTGTTGGTGCGTTGCGCGTCGATGGACGGTCACCCACATCGGCTGGCGTGCACGTTGTCCGATGCTTCCGGATCGACCGCCTATTATTCCGCGACGGTCGAAATGGGCTGGGGCGCAACGGCAGTGCCGACTCTCGCAGCCGCGCCGGCCGGCGGCAAGCAGCTGAACCGCGATACCTGCTACACCAACGGCGCACTCTTCCACGGACCCGCCTTCCAAGTCCTCGAGAGCGTCGACTGCCAGGAGTCGTCCGCCACGGCCCCGTTGTACGGGCTGACGGTGGTCGGTTGGGCAGGCGAAGGCTGGGCGACCGATCCGGCTGCGCTCGACGGCTGCCTGCAAGCGGCACTGGTATGGAGCTTTGAACAGCTCGGGTCAAAGGTGCTGCCGTTGCGGGTGGGCGAGATCGTGCGCTACCGAGCCGGTGCGCTCGGCGATGGGTTGCGCTGCGTGCTCTCCAATGGCGTGGCAAAGAACAGCCGCGCCGTCTGCGACCTAGACCTCGTTGATGCGGACAACCATTTGGTGGCCAGCATCAAACGGCTTGAGATGTACCCCTACGGCAGCTGATCTCAACCGAATGCCGCGGAGTCGTCTTGAAATTTGAACCCATCGCGATCGTCGGTCAGGGCTGCGTTCTGCCCGGCGGCCTGAGTCCCGACGAGCTGTGGGACACGGTGCGTGCGGGCCGCGATGCGCTCGGCTCGGCGCAGCCCGGCTATTGGGGCGTATCGGCGGAGCATATCCTGCGCGACCCGAAGAACTCCGCCTTCCTGGACCACACCTGGTCGGACCGCGGTGGATATGTGCGTGGCTTCGATCCGGATTTCGCGCCTCGCGACCTTCTCCTCGACGTCGAGGCGCTCGACGGTCTCGATCCGCTGTACCTATGGGCCATCGAGGCGGCCCGGCAGGCCATTGAGGGCGCGGGCTGGCATGCCGGCGAAGTCCCGGGCTCGGCCGGGGTCGTCCTCGGAAACTTGAGCTATCCGACGAAGACGATGACGGATCTCGCCGAAAAGGTCTGGCGCGCAACAACACACCGGATCGACTGGCGTAATCGGTTCATGTCCGGTCTGCCCGCTCATCTCATCGCGAACGCGCTCGGCCTCACCGGGGGCGCCGCCGCTCTCGACGCCGCGTGCGCCTCATCGCTGTACGCCATCAAGCTCGCCTGCGACCGGCTGCACGACCGCACCGCGGATGTGATGCTGGCCGGAGGTGTCAACGGGGCCAGCGACTTGCTGTTACACGTTGGCTTCAGCGCACTGCAGGCGCTGAGCCGCTCGGGCAGGTCGCGTCCATTCCATTCCGACGCCGACGGTCTGGTGCCGGCCGAAGGCGCGGCGATTCTGGTGCTGCGCAGGCTGGAAGACGCAATCGCCGACGGCAACACCATATTGGGCGTCATCAGGGCGGTCGGCCTCAGCAACGACGGCCGCGGACGTGGTCTGCTGGTGCCCTCGCAGGAGGGGCAAGAACGCGCGATGCGGCTCGCCTACGAAATGGCCGAGCTTGAGCCGCAAGACATCTCCCTGATCGAGTGCCATGCCACCGGAACCGCGCGGGGCGATCTGACCGAACTGATGAGCATGGCACGCATTTTCGACGGTATGACGAACGTGCCGATCGGATCGCTGAAATCCAACCTCGGGCACTCCATCACGGCATCGGGTGCTGCTGGAGCCATCAAGGTGCTCGCGGCGATGCGGGCGCGAGTACGGCCGCCGACCCTGCACGCCGACGATCCGCTGCCGTATATCGCTGACTCTCCGTTCCGTCTGCTCACCGAAGCCGAACCCTGGCACTGTGTCGGACCACGCCGCGCCGCGATCAACAACTTCGGCTTCGGCGGCAACAACGCCCATCTGTTGCTCGAAGAATGGCTCGAACCTGCCAACAAGCACGTCGCCCATCCGCGATGGCCGGTGACGCCGACCGGAGCCGACGCTGACATCGCGATCGTCGGCTTGGGACTGCTCGTGGGCGACGGGCACGAAACCCTTTCGGTAGCCGAGCATCTGGCGAAGAACCAGCCGATTCCGCATCGCGACGACAGCGGTGCGGTACGGGCGCGGATGTCCGAGGTTTGCCTCGATCTTACTCAGACACGTTTCCCTCCAACCGATCTCAAGCAGACGCTGCCGCAGCAAATCGCCCTGCTCGGTGCGGCCATGAATGTCGGTGATCTGATCAAAGATCTTCCGCCGGACACCACGAGCGTTATCGTCGGGATGGGCTGCGACGCCGAGGTGACACGACTCGGGGTGCGTTGGCGGTTGGCCGGCGAGATCGATGACCCGGATCTGCTGGCGACGGCGCGCGACGCGGTGGTGCAAGGGTGGACAGCCGCCGGGGTCGTCGGCGCGATGCCCAACATTGTGGCAAACCGGTTGAACAGCCAGTTCGACCTTCGCGGACCGAGTTTCACGGTATCGCGCGAACAGCTTTCCGGCACCACGGCACTGGAGATGGCCGCCCGCGCATTGCGGCGCGGTGAGATCGACGCGGCCGTGGTGGGGGCGGTGGACCTCAGCTGCGAACCCGTCCACGAAGCGGCGGCCCGGGAGCTGCTGGGAGCCGGTGAGCAGATATCCGGTGACGCCGCCGTCGTGCTGGTCCTCAAACGCGCCGACGATGCACGCCGTGATGACGACACGGTTCTTGCCACCCTATCCGCGGGCCGACAACCGAACGGCGATTGCCTTCGGTTGGGCACCGCACCCGGCGCAACGGACCTCTCGCCCCTACTCGGCCACGCCCACGCCGCGTCCGGGCTGTTGCACGTCGCCGCCGGTGTGCTCTACGGCTTTCTCGGCGTACGTCCCGATGGCACGCAATGGTCGTCGCAGCGGCGAGAAGTCGTCATCGCGCTCGACGCGCTGGCCGGCCAGGAACAGCAGATCGTGCTGGTGCCACCGCCGGTCAACCAGCATGACGCCAGCGCGCTCGACGCACACCGGACCGTGACGGGATCCGGGTCGGGAAAGTCGACGTGGCTGCGTTTTCCCGGTCATCTTCCCGACGTTCTGCTACCGGAGAATGTTGTTGAGGTTGACCAGGATTCACGCTTGATCACCAGTAAAGGGGAGCAGCGCATGGCAACACATCTCCCGGTTCCCCCGGCTCTGCCCAAGGCCGAGGAGGCATTGGTGCGGGTGCCGCTGGGCGCGGCTCTCGCCGCGCAGACGCCGCCAGAGCCGCTGGCGGTCGCCTACCACAGCGACACGCACCCGGTCGCCACTCGGGGCAGCGTCCGCAACCGTCCTTCCCACAACGGTTCTGACCACAACGACTCCACATCCGCCCCGCGAAATGGTGGTACCGCCGCGAAGGCATTGGCGCCCAAAGAGATCGACACGCTGCCCCTTGCCGGCGCTTGCAGGGCGGTTCAGCCGGTTCGGCCCGCGGACAAGCAGGTTCCGGCGCCGACAGCCAAGCGCGCGCCGATTGGTCTTGCGCTGGACAATGACGGCCTGCGGGTGCACGCGTCGGGGAAGATCTCCGATATTTACGGCCAGGCGTTCACGGTGCAAGACAACTACCTTCGTCAAGTGCGGATGCCGGAACCGCCGCTGCTGCTGGCGAATCGCCTCCTGGGCATCGACGCCGTGCCGGGCCGCAACGGTACCGGAACCCTCTGGACCGAAACCGATGTCACCTCCGATGCGTGGTATCTGCATCAGGGCCGGATGCCCGCGGGCGTCATGATCGAGGCCGGGCAGGCCGACCTGATGCTCATCTCATGGATGGGCGCCGACTTCGCCAACAAGGGTGAGCGGGTGTATCGCCTGCTGGGCTGTGAGGTGACCTACCTGGGCGGCCTACCCGAAATCGGCGACACCCTGCGGTTCGACATCCACGTCGATGGCCACGCCCGTCAGGGCGACATTCGCATCTTCTTCTTTCACTACGACTGTACGATCGACGGTGTCGAGCGCATGTCGATGCGCAACGGCCAGGCCGGATTCTTCTCCGACGAGGAGCTGGCCGCATCCGGCGGAATCCTCTGGCGTCCCGAGGACGAGACGGTTGACGGTCCGATGGAACCGACGCCGTCGCAAACCTCGCGCACCTCGCTGTCTCGTGCCGACCTGGAGGCAATGGCGGGCGGCGAGATTTGGCGCACGTTTGGTCAGGGCTTCGAACGCGCGGCCAGCCACACTCGCACGCCCAGCATCGGCGGCGGCGAAATGTTGTTCGTCGACGAGGTAATCCAGCTGGATCTATCCGGCGGCCCGTGGGAGCGGGGCTACTTGCGGGCGGTCGCACACATCGATCCCGAAAAGTGGTACTTCGCAGGACACTTCAAGAACGACCCGTGTATGCCGGGCACGCTCATGTTCGAAGCGACCATGCAGACCATGGCGATCTACATGACTGCGCTCGGGATGACGCTGGAATGCGACGGTTGGCGCTTCGAACCCGTGCCTTTCGAGACATACAAGTTGTCGTGCCGAGGTCAGGTCACACCGCAATCGCGCGAACTGGTCTACGAGGTGTTCGTACGTGAGGTTCTCGCCGGGCCCGAGCCGACGCTGTTCGCCGACCTGCTGTGCACGGTCGACGGGCTGCCGGCGTTCCACTGCCGCCGGATGGGTCTGAAGCTGTCGCCCGGCTGGCCGATGGACCTGGGCGCCAAGGAGCTGGTCGGATACGTCGAGCCCGAACCCGTCGCTGAAGTCGACGGCTTCCGGTTCGACTACCAAGCGATGCTGGCAAGCGCTATCGCCAAGCCTTCGTTGGCGTTCGGCCCGCTGTTCGAGAAGTTCGACTCTCATCGCAAGGTTGCCAGGTTGCCCGGGCCGCCTTACCACTTCATGTCCGGGGTCACCGAGCTAGTCGGTGAGATCGGCGTGGTGAAGGCCGGTGCGGAAGTCGTCGTGGAGTACGAAGTGCCAAGCGATGCTTGGTATTTCGCGGTGAACGGGACACCGACGATGCCCAACGCGGTGCTGATGGAGGTCGCCCTGCAGCCCTGCGGCTGGCTGGCCAGCTACGTCGGGTGCCCGCTGAACAGCGAGAAGGATCTTTACTTCCGCAACCTCGATGGCACGGGCAGACAGCACCGCGAGGTCACACCGTCGACCGGAACCCTGCGGACCAAAGTCTCGCTGAAGAGCATCGCCCAGGCGGGCGGAACCATCATCGTGACCTTCGACGGTGAGATGCACGCCGACGAGGGGCTCATCTACACCTTCGACACGGTATTCGGATACTTCGGCCGCGAGGCGTTGCAACAGCAGGTGGGGCTCCCGGTCACCGACGAGCAGCGCGCCATCGCGCAGCGCCTATGCGACGCACCGGTCGTCGACCTTTCCGCGCGTCCGCACGAGTTCTTCGGCCCCGGAGCGCGATTGGCCGATCCAATGCTGTTGATGATCGACCGCGTGACGGGACGATGGCGAACCGACGGCGAGGCCGGCCTCGGGCGGTGGCGCGCCGTCAAGGACGTCGACCCGGCGGAGTGGTATTTCAAGGCCCACTTCTACCAAGATCCGGTGCAGCCCGGGTCGTTGGGTATCGAAATGATGCTGCAACTCCTGCAATTCGCGATGCTCGACCACGGGCTGGGCAAAGAGGCGGGACCCTCGGCACGTTTCGAACCGGTGGCGCTCAACGATGCGATCACCTGGCGCTATCGCGGACAGATCGTGCCGACGAACAAGCAGATCATGTCCGAACTCGAGATCACCCGCATCGCGCGCGGCGACGAAGGCATCCTGGCCGTCGCCGATGCCTCGCTCTGGGTGGACGGCAAACGGATCTACAGCGCGACCAACCTTGGCATGCGCATCACACGCCATGTGCCGCAAGGACAATCGGAAGCCGGGATCGGCTCGTCGGCGACGGCACCCCCCTTACCCACAACGGCCACGGCGTCACCGCCCTCGACGGCCCAGGCCACGACGGTGGAGACGACCATCGATCCCGCCACCGACAGCTGGATCACCGACCACTGCCCGACGTATGTCATTGCGTCCCTGCCGATGATGTCGGTGCTGGACCTGTTGGCGCAGGCGGCCAGCCGCGCCGCGGGCACGGCCAAAGTGGTCGAGGTCACCGACTTGCGGGTGGATCGCTGGATCATCGTGGATTCGCCCAAGCGGCTGCGGGTGGTCGTCGAGCCCGCTTCGCCCGGACGTTTCGAGGGCCGGCTCGAGGTGTGGCGCGACGCAGCGAAAGCGGCGTTGTCGCGCTGGGAAACTCACGCCCGTGCCACGATCGTCACCGCGCAGCAGTACGCCGGCGCACCCGCGACTCCGGCTGCGCTGACCGGCGCGGTGCCCTTCGCCACCCCGTACGCCACCAGTGCGGTGTTCCACGGGCCCGCATTCGCAACGCTGACCGACGGCGCCCGGATAGGGCGCAACGGGTCGTCCGGGACGCTTGCGGTCGAACTGTGCAAGGTTCCGGCGGGGCTACAGCAGCCGGGACTCCTCGACGGTGCGTTGCACATCGTTCCGCACGCCGCAATGAGCGTATGGACCACCGACAGTTGTGCCGTCGAGTCGTATGTGGACGCGGCGGACCCGACCGTCGCATTTCCAAGTCGGGTCGTGTGGGCCCGGTTCTACAGTGACGCCCCCACCGCAGGCACGGTGGACGTGGAATCCCGTTTCGTCGGTTTCGACGACGACGACGGCCGCATGCCGGTCATCGATCTGTGGCTGAGCGTCGCGGGCAAGCCGTGGGCGTACCTTCGGCTCGTCGAAATCCTGCTGTCCAAGGGGCCGCTCGCCCAAGCCGGGGGCTTGAAGCGCCGGGCGTTCCTGGCCGAACGGCGGGCCGTGCCCGCAATGTCGCTGAGCGAGCGGCTGGACGTTGGCGTGGTCATGCTCGACTCGGTCCGCGCGGCAACACTGGACTGGTTCAAGGGCACCCTGCACGCGGTGTATTGCACCGACAGCCAAGGGGATTCGCTGCTCGTCGACATCGCGGCCAAAGAAGCGGTCGCCGACGCCGCCCACAACGCGATACACCCCTCGCAGGTTCTCCTCGTCGGGGGTCAGGTGAGCTGCCCGGCGCTGCCGCTGGAGCGCATCCGGGTAGAGATCGAGCAACCACGCCAGCGGGCGTGCCGCGTCAGCGCGTCGTTGCAGACGGACTGGCGCCCGGTGCGCGACCGGTGGGCCGACACGCTCGGGATGCAGCGGGACGGCTTCGCAGATGTGCTGCACGGGGCCCTGTTGTCGCGCTATGTCCGGCATGTCGTCGTCGCGGACCCACCGGCAATGGCGGCGATTCAGGGCCGTCCGGTGCTACTGCTGGGCAACCACCAGGTGCAGATCGAATCGTTGTTGGGCACCACCATCGCGTCGTGGCTGACCGGCACGCAGGTGGTGCCGATCGCTCATGCCAAACACGAAAACCGTTGGATCGGTCAGCTATTGCGGCTGCTCGACGCGGTGGCGGGCCGGGAGCTGAGCACCATCCGATACTTCGATCAGCAAAACCCGCAGCAGTTCCTCGGCCTGGTCGAGAAAATCAAGAGCGATGTCGCCGCCTACGGGGTGTCGACGATGGTGCACGCCGACGGGACTCGGCATGTGCACTCCGGTCAGCGCGTCGAGAGGCTGACTTCCACCTTGCTGGATATGGCGATCGAGATGTCACTGCCGATCGTGCCGGTGTACTTCGCCGGGGGTTTGCCCGAGGATCCGGTGAGCCACAAGCTTGAGGTGCCGTATCGCCAAGCCGCGCAGGACTATATCTTCGGCCGCCCGATCATGCCCGAGGAGCTGAGCGCGTCGCCGTACGCGCACCGGCGACGTCTGGTCATCGACGCCATCAACGAACTCGCTCCGTTCAGCGATGCGCCGAACCCGCCAAACCCGGTTGTGGAGAACCGAATTGCCGCCGCCGCCCCGGGTGCGTCGCCCCTGGAGTCGATATGGGCCTGCATCGAGGACGCCCTGGATTCCGTGGGCGTGAACTGGCGCGAGATGATCAGCGCCGAGCAATGGACGGCGGCGCTGGCGCGTCAGTGATGGTGACCGTCCATCGCCTCCGGGGAACCGCCCATCATCCGTACCATCGGCATTCCCCCGGACGTGACGAATCGGACGACCAGTACCGCCGCGACGACGAGGAAGACGATATTGAGCCAGGTGGTGTAATTCCACGAAATCGACGCTTCCATCACCGTGGCGTTGCGCTCGGCCGGGATGAGGTTCGTTGTGCCGAAGAGCAATTCGACGAGATACCCGGCCGCAGCCATCGAGGCGTAGAAGGTGCCGAGCAGTGTCAGCATCATTCTGGTGCCGTAGTACTTCCGGTAGATGTTCAAGATCGGCAGGATCAGCAGGTCGGCGTAGATGAAGGCGATCACGCCGCCGAAGCTGATGCCGCCGTTCCACAGCACCGCGGCCAGCGGCACGTTGCCGATCGAGCACACGAAGGACACCATCGCCACGACCGGCCCGACGATCGGCCCCCACACCGCAGCCCAGCCGGGGTCATCCGCCAAAAAGAAACCTCGCCAGAAGCTTTCGGGCACCCACGCCGCGATGGCGCCGGCGATCAACAGGCCCAGCACCAGGTCCCGCAGGATCGCCAGCCATTCCATCACAAACACGTGCGAAACCGACGTGAAGCCCTCTGCGGAAAACAGGCGCTGGGTAAACGAACCTTCCCTGGTGATGGACATGTCCATGGCGGCATGTCCTTCCATCGATCCGGCGATGCCCCGCTCGGCCTGCTCGCGCGCGGCGTCGACGAGGCGGGACCGGACGAACAGCCGGAACAAAACAGCCAGGATGATGATCATCAGCGGGCCGCCGACGAACTCGGCCGCGGTGAACTGCCAGCCCATCAGCAGCGCCAGGATGATTCCCAACTCGACCACCAGGTTGGTGGAGCCGATCTCGAATGCCATGGCCGCGGTGAAATGCGCACCCTTGCGGAACAACGAGCGGGCCAAGGCGACCGCCGCGTACGAGCACGACGACGACGCCGCCCCCAAGCCGGCCGCTATCGCCAGGGTGCGCGGACGATCGTCGCCCAACAGCGCCACGATCGTCGAGCGCCGAACCACCGCCTGCACCACCGCCGACAGCACGAAGCCGAGAATCAGTGCCCATAAGATTTCCCAGGTCATCGACCCGGCCAGGGCCAGGGCATGCTCGATTGCGGCCAGCGCCTTGCCTGTCATGGGCCCGCTTCCTCTCCTCGGCGTCGATCATCGCGTATGCGCCAGCGCCGTGCAGCGACTAGTTGTGGGACCAACGTGCCGATCACCGGGCGATATTGGCTGGTCAACGATATCGCCGATTCGCCAACGTGGCCGACAGAGAACGGGTAGGTTCCTCGCAGTGGAGGTGGTCATGACCGCGGGTGCTCGCTCATGTCAGCTCAGCGCGCCGGCGCCGATACACCCGGCGCCGGAAAAGCGCGAGCAGACTGGATCGTCGCTGAACCGCGCGGCGGTACACTTCGTCGAACAAAGGGTCGAACAGAGGGTGGAACGGATCGTCGGAGTGCAACTCGGCCCGGTCGCGCAAGCCATGCGGTCGCGGGTTGGCGTTGCCGCCGCAGGCACCCGCCGCACCTTCCAAGTCTTCTCATCCAGGGTGGTGCTGCACAGATAGAAGTTCGTATCGGTTAGTGGGCATGGGGTGGTGCCGCGACAAACCAGGCTGCGGCATCCCGTGGGGGACGTGATGCGCACCAATATTTGAAGAATCAGAAGGGTAGCGTTATGTCCGTTATCGAGTCCTCCATCCCGGCAGTGCTGAGCGAAAATGCTCGCCGGCAGCCTAATGACACGGCATTCACATTCATCGACTACGACGTGGATCCGAAAGGCTTCGCCGAAAGCTTGACCTGGTCGCAGCTGCACCGACGCGCCTTGACCGTTGCCGCGGAGCTGCGGCGCTGCGGGACGACCGGCGATCGGGCGGCGATACTGGCTCCGCAGAGCCTCGACTACGTCGTCGGTTTTCTCGGGGCGTTACAGGCAGGCTTCATCGCGGTTCCGCTGTCGGTCCCGCAATTCGGCGCCCACGACAGCCGCATTTCATCGGCGCTACAGGATTGCACCCCCGCCGCAATTATCACGACGTCCGCCGCCGTTGATGGGGTCGTCAAATATGCGGAGTCTCACGGCGGATCGGCCGCGCCGACGGTCCTTGAAATTGACTCACTCGACTATTATTCGGCCGGCGAAATCAGCCCGGCTGAATACTCGCATCCCAAGGAAGCGTATCTGCAGTACACGTCGGGGTCGACGGGCCAGCCCGCCGGTGTCGTGATCACTCACGAGAACGTGGTGACGAATTGCCACCAGCTCGAGTCGGGCTTGTTCGACGTTTCCGGGCTGCCGGAAACGCTGGTGTCGTGGCTGCCCTTCTATCACGACATGGGGCTCATCCAGGGGATCTGTTTCCCTACGGTATGGGGACGTCCCGCGGTGTTGACGAGTCCGATCTCATTCCTGATCGAGCCGGCCCGCTGGATGCGGTTGCTGGCGAGCAATCCCCGGCCGTTCTCCGGAGGACCGAACTTCGCTTTCGATCTGGCGGTGCGCCGAATTTCGGACGACGACATGGCCGGGCTCGACCTGAGCGGCGTGGTGGGTCTGGCCAATGGCAGTGAACGGGTGCAGCCGGCATCGATCACACGCTTCATGGAGCGTTTCTCCCGATATGGCCTCCCCGAGACGGTCGTCCGGCCTTCCTATGGTCTGGCCGAGGCGACGCTGTACGTCGCCAGTGCGAAGACGGGGCAGGCGCCCAAATCCGTGCGCTTTCAGTACGAGCAGCTGTCGGGCGGTCAGGCCACACCGTGCACCGAGGAGCAGGGCGGCAGCGATCTGATCAGCTACGGCGCCATGAAGTCACCGCTGGTGCGAATCGTCAACCCCGACACCAAGGCCGAGACGGCGCCCGGTGTGATCGGAGAAATCTGGGCGCACGGCCGCAACATCGGCAGCGGGTACTGGCGCAATCCGGAGCGGACCAAGCGCACGTTCGGTGCCCGGATCACCAACCCCTCCGCGGGCACACCCGAGGGTCCCTGGCTGAGGACCGGCGACTTGGGGTTCATCTCCGACGGCGAACTGTTCATCATGGGCCGGCTCAAGGATCTGCTCATCGTGGACGGCCGTAATCACTACCCGGACGACATCGAATCGACGATCGGGCAGATCACCAAGGGCCGGGTGGCGGCGATTTCGGTTGCCAACGACACCACCGAGCAGCTTGTCGCCATCGCGGAGGTCAAGAACAAGGCCGGCTCCGACGAGGACGCTCAGCAGAAACTCCGCTCGATCAGGCGCGATGTCGCCGCCGCGATTTCCAGCGCACACGGCGTGCGTATCGCCGATCTCGTGCTGGTGGCGCCCGGATCGCTTCCGCTCACGACGAGTGGCAAGGTGCGCCGGTCGACGTGTGTCGAGACCTACCGGCTCGAGGAGTTTGAGCGTTTGGATGTTCCGGCGTGACGTCGGCCGGTCCTGATGAGGCCGGGGGGCTAGAGCGCTGGTTGATCGACTATCTCGTTAACGAGATCGGTTGTGATCGTGAAGATGTCG
It encodes the following:
- a CDS encoding SDR family NAD(P)-dependent oxidoreductase, which gives rise to IKRVEILSGVQERVPVLPEVETAAMAGLGTLREIVDYLQSLMVPVAPVAAPVPVAASVPVAVPASVVSGVDLVGEMLAVVADKTGYPVEMLDLSMALEADLGIDSIKRVEILSGVQERVPVLPEVETAAMAGLGTLQEIVDYLQSLMAPVAHNGAPPMHAPPPVPAIPNGVVAGDRLPFELAGVAIARHAVRAIAAPASGMAMPGLYSAANVEIVATAPGVGEALTAILGTHGISATTVTEPSANAEAVIHLGGLQQTTSREEMLALNRAVFADAQRVAARFEEHGGVFVTVQDTGGTFGLLTEPGVRAWAGGIGALAKTAAQEWPTAQVKAIDIAAGRLAPIAIAEHIAHELLAGGAELEVGLGSTHGRVTVVADAAPVAAHTRRIDHRDVIVVSGGGRGVTAASVIALAEQTRAGFVLIGRTELGDEPAAAQGLTTDADLKRALLTSAAAQGLKLTPKQLEQQVQRILADREVRATLAALTAAGSRVRYATADVRDAAQLGALLDSVRADFGPVTGLVHGAGVLADAPLHKKTLDGYDRVFETKVGGLCALLDATAGDALKLVCLFSSVAARSGNVGQSDYAMANEILNKVALAEQARRGPDCLVRALGWGPWDSGMVTPGLKAMFESRGISLIPLADGADAFVSDLLDAQTASPEVILGDGVLAGVPTHPVPAEGRVARVVAHAARQPYLVDHRIQGNVVLPIVQALEWFVRMAQACRPGQRVDRIFDLRVLRAVTLPDFDQRGDALLVRCASMDGHPHRLACTLSDASGSTAYYSATVEMGWGATAVPTLAAAPAGGKQLNRDTCYTNGALFHGPAFQVLESVDCQESSATAPLYGLTVVGWAGEGWATDPAALDGCLQAALVWSFEQLGSKVLPLRVGEIVRYRAGALGDGLRCVLSNGVAKNSRAVCDLDLVDADNHLVASIKRLEMYPYGS